AAGCTGTGGATATAGAATATACTGAAAAAGAAGGAAAGAGAAAAGAGAAAAGCAAATATTATACAAAAGAGTTGCTTGAGAAACATGGAGTAAGAAAATATGTTAATTTAGTATTAGACTATGAGTTTATAGCATTTAAGCCACTGCTCCATTGCAAAGATTTTGATCCAGAAACGAATGAAGAAGGGGAAGCTTTATTTTTTGACTTAGATTTTAGTGATGAAGTGTATGAAAATGGAAGAAAAAAATTAAGATGGTACTCTGAAAAAATTCATAAGAAGAAATATGGAAAAGATGCTAAAAAAATTGAAGTAAACTATGGAGAGTTAGATAATTATATACCAATAATAAGTGGGGAACCTTATGCCTATATGTATATATCAAAGGCATCAAATAGGATAGTGCAGTATTCTTCATATTCAGATTTAGAGGATGAAAGTAAAGGAGTTTATTGGAAATGGACAGAATTAGCAGAAAATTTTGATGAATTTATTGAAAAACTGTATGTAGATCCAAAAGACAATAAAGAAATGTCTAAGGAAGAAAAAGAGCAACTGACAAAATTTGTTGATGGATTGCTGGAACAATTGGATGGAGAAAGATAGGGGATGATAGAAATGGATAGACAAAAGCATTTGGAAGAAATACTTGAGATAGAAGATTGTGAAGTGAGAGAAGAGGAAAGCTACTATTATGACGATGAGTTTATAGAAAGTTTGGGAATTGAAAAAGAAGAATACAGAGATATGGTTAAAAAATATTCTGAAATTTATTTTAAGGAAACTGTATATATGCCCATTGATGTTGAAAATATAAATGATAAATTTATTTCGTATTTATATTTTGATGATGAAACAGTTGAAAGAGGAAAAAATCTGCTTACGGAATTTGATGAGATGGAATATGAAAAAAATCCTGATTTAAAAAGAACATATTTTTGGAGAAACAACTATGTGGCAATAGGTGCGGATGAAGATGAGTACATATTTATTTCTAAAGAAACAAAGGAGATTTTTATGTATTATTTTGCTGATGATATACATAAAATTTTTACTGAAGGAGGAAATAGCGAAAAATGGAAATGGATAAAATTAGGAAATAACTTTGATGAATTTTTTGATAAATTGTATTTAAAAAAATAATGGATATACTTTAAAAGTATGCTCGAACGTCTCTAATACCTAATTAATCGGAATAAATTTTTATTTTAATAGAATAGCTACCTTTTAATTGGTTATTAAAGCGGTTTGAGGATAAAATTCCTTAAAATTTTAAAAATAAAATAAGGAGAAAAAATGGATAAAGAAAAAGTTTCAATAATTGTGCCAATGTACAATGCAGAAAAGTTTATTGGAAAAACAATAGAATCAGTGCTTTCACAGACTTATGAAAATTGGGAAATGCTTATTATGAATGATGTTTCAACGGATAACAGTCTTGCAGTTGTAAATGAATATGCAAAAAAAGATAATAGAATAAAGGTTGTGAATACTGAAAAAAATATGGGCGTTGTAAAAGGGAGAAATTATTTGATTGATTTGGCAAATGGAAAGTATATTGCATTTTTAGACGCTGATGACTACTGGCACAGCCAAAAATTGGAAAAGCAGATACAATTTATGAAAGAAAAAAATGCAGGCATAAGCTGTACAGAGTACACTAGAGTTAAGGAAAATGGCGAAAAAATCAATGAAGTTGTAATTAAACCAGAAATCTCCTATACTGATATGCTGAAAAATAACTATCTAGGCTGTCTTACAGTTATGTATGATGTGGAAAAAGTCGGGAAGCGTTATTTTAAGGAACTGGAGAAAAATGAGGATTATGTTCTTTGGCTGGAGATTGTGAAAGATGTGAAAACAATTTTTGGACTCAAGGAAAATTTGGCTTATTATCGAGTGATGGATAATTCCCGTTCGAGCAATAAGGCTAAAACGGCAAAAGTTCGTTGGGAAATTTATCGAAAAGTTGAGAAATTACCGTTTTTGAAGTCAGTTTATTATTTTTTACATTATGCAGTCAGGGCTGTGCTAAAAAGTAAATAAAAAAATATTTTGGAAAAAGGAAATGTAAATAAAAAACTATGTATTAAAAGCTTTTTTGAAAGAGAAGTAAAATAAAATATTTTTTGACACACAGAAAAAAATATGCTAACATATAGAAAAGTGAATAATTTGGATGAAGGTATGAGGAGAGATTTTGTCTCATTTATAAATTTTGTAAATGTAGAATAAAACACCGAAGAAGTAACTCTTTCAGGTAAAAGGACTCATAGTGGACGAGCCTCTGGAGAGACTGTCTTAAATGACAGCACCGAAGGAGCAAAGGAATTTCTAATTCCCTAAACTCTCAGGTAAAAGAACAGAGAATAATGCATATAAAATTATGGATTTTATATTTCTTTTTTTATATAAAAGAAATTTTAAGAGGTTGTCTTGACTTTATTTAAGTAAAAGACAGCCTTTTTCTTTGATTTATAATAAGATTTGTATTAAAACGCTTTAAACTTTTCTATCCATTCTAAAATTCAGAAATAAAAAACGAAGGAGAAGGATTTAGATGTTAAAAATTATTGAAAATTTTAATGAATTTTTTTGGAATGTTATTTTAATTGTTTTGTTAGTTGGAACTGGTATATTTTACACATTACGGTTAAGATTTATTCAAATTAGGGAGTTTAAGAGCGGTTTGAAACAGTTGACGAGCGGATTTGACTTGAGCGGAGAAAAGGCGGATAATAACGGGATGTCGTCGTTTCAGGCTTTAGCAACGGCTATTGCAGCGCAAGTTGGAACAGGAAATCTCGCAGGAGCGGCAACAGCGATTGTATCAGGAGGACCAGGAGCAATATTCTGGATGTGGGTAAGTGCATTTTTCGGAATGGCAACTATCTATTCAGAAGCTGTATTAAGTCAGATTTTTAAACAGAAAAAAGATGGAGAAATGACAGGAGGCCCAGCCTACTACATTGAAACATTATTTAAAGGAGGAAAAGCAGCCAAATTTCTGGCAGGATTCTTTGCGGTTTCATGTATTTTAGCTTTAGGCTTTATGGGAAATGCGGTTCAGGCAAATTCGGTAGGAGATGCTTTTCATAATGCTTTTCATGTTCCGAAAGTTATAACAGGTATATTTTTGGCAATTTTATCTGGATTTATATTTTTTGGAGGA
The nucleotide sequence above comes from Leptotrichia hongkongensis. Encoded proteins:
- a CDS encoding glycosyltransferase family 2 protein — translated: MDKEKVSIIVPMYNAEKFIGKTIESVLSQTYENWEMLIMNDVSTDNSLAVVNEYAKKDNRIKVVNTEKNMGVVKGRNYLIDLANGKYIAFLDADDYWHSQKLEKQIQFMKEKNAGISCTEYTRVKENGEKINEVVIKPEISYTDMLKNNYLGCLTVMYDVEKVGKRYFKELEKNEDYVLWLEIVKDVKTIFGLKENLAYYRVMDNSRSSNKAKTAKVRWEIYRKVEKLPFLKSVYYFLHYAVRAVLKSK